A window from Bufo bufo chromosome 1, aBufBuf1.1, whole genome shotgun sequence encodes these proteins:
- the LOC120992463 gene encoding phospholipase A2 inhibitor subunit gamma B-like encodes MKLVVLLCVLTHLAGQGSSLSCTVCLVQGATFCTGNNVTCPPGRVCASTHTVNVEDGIKKNEFFGRSCVPENQCQGPGSFSTHNSRSKKGFSCCYTDNCTPPPPVLPPEDTRQNGLTCATCTRNDVNWCDTERTMACTGDETLCILQYTNMSGALSRESVLRGCASPTICNIGNQSVITDGISVEVRISCTGGSAGIHCDFKVLLGLILFLSKIFLLK; translated from the exons GTTCTTCCCTCTCGTGCACTGTTTGCTTGGTTCAGGGTGCAACGTTCTGCACGGGTAACAATGTCACCTGCCCTCCAGGAAGGGTGTGCGCCTCAACACACACAGTCAATGTGGAAG ACGGAATaaagaaaaatgaattttttggaagATCCTGTGTCCCTGAAAACCAGTGTCAGGGTCCTGGAAGTTTCAGTACTCACAACAGCCGGTCAAAAAAAGGCTTTTCATGCTGCTACACTGATAACTGCACGCCGCCTCCACCAGTAT TACCACCAGAAGACACTAGACAGAATGGCTTAACGTGTGCAACCTGTACTAGAAATGATGTCAATTGGTGTGACACAGAAAGGACCATGGCATGCACTGGAGACGAAACATTGTGCATTCTGCAATATACAAATATGTCAGG AGCTCTGTCAAGGGAATCTGTCCTTCGTGGTTGTGCCTCTCCCACCATTTGCAATATTGGCAACCAATCGGTGATCACTGATGGAATAAGCGTTGAGGTTCGGATTTCATGCACAGGAGGAAGTGCTGGTATTCACTGTGATTTCAAAGTCCTTCTTGGATTGattctttttttatcaaaaatatttttattaaagtGA